One Candidatus Micrarchaeota archaeon DNA window includes the following coding sequences:
- a CDS encoding helix-turn-helix transcriptional regulator — protein MVRMTPRFYFIISYYDVKKRRSKFDEISLLLNLNPTTAKVLRLLIEARKRGKGLTSEQISTRLNLPQSNIVYHLNKLMIGGLVVRMGRVYFLRGPTLKDTFDEIEQDIQRYFNHLKQLAEGL, from the coding sequence ATGGTGAGAATGACACCGAGGTTTTACTTCATCATATCCTACTACGATGTGAAGAAGCGAAGGTCTAAGTTTGATGAGATCTCTCTATTGCTCAACCTCAACCCCACGACCGCCAAGGTTCTTCGTCTACTGATAGAAGCACGTAAACGTGGTAAGGGGTTGACCAGCGAACAGATCAGTACGCGTCTCAACCTCCCACAGAGCAATATCGTCTATCATCTGAATAAACTGATGATCGGTGGTTTGGTGGTGCGTATGGGTCGTGTGTACTTCCTACGCGGACCGACGCTTAAGGATACCTTTGACGAGATAGAACAGGATATACAACGGTACTTCAATCATCTGAAACAACTGGCAGAGGGGTTGTGA